The following coding sequences lie in one Thermoanaerobaculia bacterium genomic window:
- a CDS encoding FKBP-type peptidyl-prolyl cis-trans isomerase, whose product MSLSLSTLAGFAGIAFGALSLAGLAFAKPPGDTQPGAAAPEWKKNPSGLELQELKVGEGAEARSGMTVEVHYTGWLLDGTKFDSSLDRGKPFSFHLGAGEVIRGWDEGVAGMKVGGKRKLRIPAEMGYGARGAGGVIPGNATLVFDVELLGVK is encoded by the coding sequence ATGAGCCTTTCGCTTTCTACCCTCGCCGGTTTCGCCGGCATCGCCTTTGGCGCCCTCTCGCTCGCCGGGCTCGCCTTCGCCAAGCCGCCCGGCGACACCCAACCGGGGGCCGCTGCACCCGAGTGGAAGAAGAACCCATCCGGTCTCGAGCTCCAGGAGTTGAAGGTCGGAGAGGGTGCCGAGGCCAGGTCCGGCATGACGGTCGAGGTGCACTACACCGGGTGGCTTCTCGACGGCACCAAGTTCGACTCCAGCCTCGACCGCGGCAAGCCCTTTTCCTTTCACCTCGGCGCCGGCGAAGTGATTCGGGGCTGGGACGAAGGGGTCGCCGGAATGAAGGTCGGCGGCAAGCGCAAGCTGCGCATTCCCGCAGAGATGGGCTACGGCGCCCGCGGCGCCGGCGGCGTCATTCCCGGCAATGCCACCCTGGTCTTCGATGTCGAACTGCTCGGCGTAAAGTAG